The sequence below is a genomic window from Silvanigrella paludirubra.
ATTGTAACTTTAACTGCATCTGCCAGAGTATTTACTCCAACTAGAATTTTTTTACGCGCATCTTCACCAAAATTAATCATTTTAGCTGACATGAAATTCTCCTAATGATTCCGTTTAATTTATTAAGCAAAAAAAATTAACCAATTACGCCAAGAATGTCGTCTTCACGTAAAATAAGGTGATCTTCACCTTCAACTTTGATTTCTGTACCGCTGTATTTACTAAATAGGACGCGATCGCCTACTTTAATATCAATTGCGCGAACATTACCATCTGCAAGTATTTTGCCGTTACCAACAGCAATTACAGTTGCTTCAACTGGCTTCTCTTTGGCATTGTCTGGAATGAGAATGCCGCCAGCAGTTTTAGTCTCTTCTGCTACACGCTTAACCAAAATGCGATCTGAAAGTGGACGAATCTTCATAATGAGCCTCCAAAAAGAGTGGGGAAAAACCACACAAGTAAAAGTATTAATTTTAAAGGAGGATAATTGTTATCCTCAAACCTTACGTGGAAAGTAAACGAGGTTTAAGATGTGTCAAGGATTTTTTTTTTGAATGGATAACAAACAACTAATTATCCATATTTATTATGTTTTAATTCATTTTTATCTTTATAAGAGACCACCAAAAGCAAAGGTAGTTCAGGAGAGTGTATGATATTAATTTTATTAAAATATTAATATTTTATTATGAAATAAAAATTTAAAAAAGCTTTATTGAGTCTTATTATAAAATAGAGACAAAGCTTAAAGACAATAGCACAATAATTAAAGAAGAAAAATTAATGGATATGAACTTCTTTTAAACGAGATAAACCAATAGTCTCAATAGAAATATCTTTAGAAGACTCTTTTGAAACAGAATAAACAATCCCTTTATCGTCAACAATTACAGATACAGGTATATCTTTCTTTTTCCAGTAAGAAATAATTAATTTCCCTTTAAAAACAGATTTTTTTAATTGATCTAAAATTTTATCAGATGGATCTATCATTATTCCTAAAAAAATATTTTTCTTAATTTCAGAATATTCATATACCTTGGAGTTATCTGTAAACAACATTTTTGAACATATTTGATGATTTGTACCTGTTTCTTTATAAAATAAAAACAAAGGTAAATACTCAGAATTTATTAATTTTATTTTATTTGATATTTTTATAAAATCATTATCAACATCAAGAGGAATTCTATAGTCAGCATGTTCTTTTTTGTTAGGAGAGTTGCTTATCATGATAAAACTTGAGTTTTCTAAGCCAAATAATGATTGAAATTTTAATAAATAAAAAACAATTAAATAACAACAAAAAGGTTTAATCATAAATAATTTTACCAAAAATGAATCCACATGCCTAAAGCACGCTATTCATTACATCAAAGAAAGACAGGATGCAAATAGGAGGATCTTACTCTGATGATTGGCGAACTTCTAAGCCACAAGATCGCATAAATTCCATAACAAAATCGTAATCTTCATTTTTATAAGCCGTTTTAAAAACAACCTGCTTTATTCCAGCAGTAATAATTGCTTTTGCGCAATCTCGACAAGGACTATATGTACAATATAGAGAAGAATTTCTTAGATCTTGTCTAGATGCTGCAATTGCATTGATTTCTGCATGAACCATAAAAGGATATTTGTCTGGCCTTAAATTTGGGAGTTTTGTATCATCACATCCCGGTGGAAATCCATTGTAACCCGTTGCTAAAATTCTTTTATTTTCATCAATTAAAACAACTCCTACTTGAGTTTCACCATCATGACTTCGCTTAGAAACCGCTTCTGCAATTCCAATAAAATAATTATCCCATGAAGGTCTTTGAATAGTTTTTCTATTATTATAATTAATTTCAATTAAGGGGAAAGACTTTCTATCTTCTTTTAATTTAAAACTTGAATCGCTCATAAAATAATATTTTCCTTGTACTCACCAAATACTTCTCTCATCACATTGCAAATTTCACCTATACTTGCATAGGCTTTTACTGCATCAATAATATATGGCATTAAATTATCTGTTCCCTTAGCTGCGGTTTTTAAATGGGCTAAAGAAGTTTTCACGGCATTTTGATCTCTCGTATTTTTTATATTTTTTAATCTATTAATTTGATTTTTTTCAACGGAGTCATCTATACGCAATAAACCTTCTTGTTCTTTTTCTTCAATTGAAAATTGATTTACGCCTACTATAACTCTATTTTTATTTTCTATGTCTTGTTGATATTTGTAAGCTGATTTTTGAATTGCAGCTTGAACAAAGCCTTCTTCAATTGCTTTTACCATTCCACCCATAGAATCAATTTTTGAAATAATTTCTAAGGCTTCATTTTCAATTCTATCTGTTATGGCCTCAACATAATAGCTGCCTGCAAGCGGATCTACCGTTTCTGCAACTCCACTTTCATGTGCAATAATTTGTTGGGTACGCAAAGCGATGCGAGCGGATTCTTCTGTTGGCAAAGCCAGAGCTTCATCTTTACTATTTGTGTGAAGACTTTGAGTGCCTCCTAAAACAGCAGCTAATGCCTGAATTGTTACCCTAACAATATTATTATCTGGCTGCTGCGCAGTGAGCGTAGAACCAGCAGTTTGTGTATGAAAACGTAACATCAAACTTTTTGGATTTTTTGCATGAAAACGTTCCTTCATTATTTTAGCCCAAATACGTCTTGCTGCTCTAAATTTACCAACCTCTTCTAAAAGGTCTGTAAAGCTATTAAAAAAGAAAGACAATCTTGGAGCAAATTCATCTACATCTAATCCCGATTTTATAGCAGCTTCTACGTAAGCAATCCCATCAGATAATGTAAATCCAATTTCTTCGGAAGCAGTGCTTCCTGCTTCACGAATATGGTATCCACTTATAGAAATAGTATTCCATAAAGGAACATTTTTTTTGCAGTAAGAAAATATATCTGTAATTATTCGCATAGATTGTTTTGGAGGATATATATAAGTTCCTCTCGAAATATATTCTTTTAAAATATCATTTTGAATCGTACCACGTAATTTATCGCTTGATATACCTTGCTTTTCGGCAACTACAATATAAAGCGCTAGCAAAACAGAGGCAGAGGCATTTATTGTCATAGATGTAGATATTTTATCTAAAGGAATTCCATTTAATAATATTTCCATATCAGCAAGAGTGTCTATAGCCACTCCTACTTTTCCTACTTCACCAGATGCCTCGGGACTATCTGAATCGTAACCAATTTGAGTAGGCAAATCAAAGGCAACACTTAAGCCTGTTTGTCCTTGACTTAATAAATATTTATATCTGTTGTTACTTTCCTCAGCAGTTGCAAAACCAGCGTATTGCCGCATAGTCCAAAGACTACTTCGGTACATTTTAGAATGGACACCGCGTGTAAAAGGATATTCACCTGGAAATCCTATTTTTTCTAAATATTTTTTATCTTCTTTAGCATTTTCTAGTGAGTAAATCTCATGAATCAATGAGCTTGAAGCAGTAATAAATTCTGATTTACGGAGCGGATCCTTTTTATTAATAGACATTTCACAACCTCTTTTAATATCAAAACTATTTATTTTTTATCCGTCTTCATTTTAGAAATTCGCCCTGGAAAATTCTCCCAATAATTATCAGTAAATATTTGATTTAAAAGATCATCCCAACTTGGAAAATATTTTTTATCTGCTGGATTTATTAAAGAAGCGGAGGCATCTTTACCCCAAATTAATTTACCATTATTTGTATCCACAAGTAAAATAGAAAAACTTCCATGAATACTATAAATATCTTCTTTTGCCGCAGAATTTATTTCTGTAATAACTACGATTAAAGCAGTATCTGCATTTAAAACTTTAGCTGCTAATCCATTTAAATTTTCTATCCATAATCTATCAGGAGAAAGACAGTAAGTATAAAATTCCATGAAATTTCTTCTTGCTAGACAACTAGATGTAATTAATAATCTTGTAGATGTTTGACTTGAATTAAATCTGTCTGCGACTGCTTTCATACTTTCATTCAATTTATCCCAAATATTTGGTTTTGCATTTCCTAATGCACTTGCTACAGCAGAAAATGCGTAACCATTAATATTTGGCTGTCCACTAAATGATTGCATGACTTTGTTCTGAATTTTATTTACCAATTGATGTGTATTTATAATAGCTGGATCAATTAAAGAATGTTTTGATGGATCGGGTAATAAAAATACGGGAACAGCAATAATGGAAGCAGGATTTACGGCTTCATATCCTTCTTGAATTCCGTTATTTAAAGGCTTCATAGTCTGGCATGAATAAAAAATAAATGAAAATATACAAATTGTCGCAAATCTATCCACAATGCGTTTTAAATGCATTTTATGTTTCCTTAAAATTACCCTTAACAACTTGACGAACTCAAGGTATTAACAAAAATTAATATAATAAAAGAAAAATCCTAATCAATAACAATCTATTTATTCAATAATTCCTTTAACTGTTTAATCGTTTTTAAAATTAATTCATTATTTGAAGATGCAAGATTATCTAATATATCATTTAGCCCATCCGTTTTTGTAGCGTACAAATGATATAATGCATTTCGAACAAGTCCTTGAAATTTTGCTCTTGTAGCAGCCGTACCTCCAAACCATTTTTCATACTGAGTTATATCCATTAAAGCAATTTCTTTAACATTTAATGATAAAAAAGGCTTGTGATATTCTGAAAATTCTTTTAAAATTGAAAAATCAGTTGTTACAATATTATAAGGACAGACTTCTTGACAAATATCACATCCATATATTGTATTCTTAAAATGAGAAATAAACTCATTTGGCACAATATCTCTATGCTCAATACTTAAATAGGAGAGACAACGGTTAGCGTCAAGAAAATATGGTTTTTTAAATGCATTTGTGGGACAAGCGTCTAAGCATTTTCTACATTCACCACAGTCTAGATTACCTATTGGATTTATTTTATTTTGATTTAATTCAATAATTTCTTCCAAAGGAAGATCCGTTAATAAAGTAGCAATAAAAAAAAAGCTACCCATTCCAGGTCTTATTAGCATTGTATTTTTTCCAATAAATCCCAAAAAAGCTTCACGTGCATGCGCTCTATCAAAAAAAGGGATGGAATCTACTACAGCTCTATATTGAAATTGATTATTTAGATAATTTTGGAGATTTTTCGCTATTTTATTTAAATTATTTTTTAAAGTTTTATGATAATCTTTTCCGTAAACATATCGAGAAATTAATTTTTTTGAAATTATAGATTCTTCATTAATAAAATTATCATGTTTATTTAAATTTTTATATTTACTATTTCTTGTTCTGTGCCCTGTTGCATAAGGGAACAAAATAATTATTGCATTTTTTACATTTGGTAAAATTAAATTAGGATTTGCTCTTGCTTCAAAATTATTTTCTAAAAAAGACATTTCAGCATGAGCATTTTCTGAGAGCCATAATTTGAATGCAGGAATATCTTTTTCTAATATTTTTGAATGATTTTTTTCAAATGAAAATACAGCAGATGCAAAAGCGCCATTTTGTTTTAATAAATCAGTTATTTCATTCTTTAATTTCATGAGCTCATTCTTACACTACTAGGATCAGCATGAACAATAACATCTCCATCAAACTCAAGCTCAAGTGAATCTTCTATTTTTTCTATTATAATGTGGACCTCGTTAAAAGATAATTCATCTGGTAAAGTTACATGGAAATCAAAAAAGTATTTATATCCACTTTTTCTACCTCTAAAACGATGAATATCTAAAACTCTTGAGTCTGTTTCTTTAATTATTTTTTTAGCTTTTATTTTAATTTCGTCAGAAATATCATGATCCATTAATTCATTTATACTAGTTTTTACAAGCCCAAATGCACCGTAAATAATATACAATGAAAAAACCAGAGCTATTATTGGATCTAATATTGGATTGCCAAATAAAATAACAATAAAAATAGCTATTCCACTCGCAATATTTGTGACTAAATCCACTTTATAGTGCTCTGAGTCTGCTAACAAAGCAGGACTATTTAATTTATCACCATTTCTTTTTAACATTTTAGTCACATAAAAACTAACCATGCCAGCGAAAACAAAAAAGGCAACCTGCCTCCAATCTGCATGAAAATCTAAAGTAACATTTCCTTTTAAACTATCATATATTTGCCTTGCGCTTGATGCAATAATTCCAATAGCACCACCAATGATCAAACAGCCTTGGCCTAAAGCAGCAATACTTTCTACACGGCCGTGCCCATAAGGGTGATTATTATCGGGATCTAATCGAGAGAATTTTACTATTTTTCTATTCACCAAACTGACAAGCATATCCATTGTGCTATCCCATGCAGATAAAGCAACAACCATTGAGCCTGTTAGTAAAAATAATATGAGTTTACCCAGAGCTAATACAGCAGCACAAAGCGCTGCTGTTAGTGCCGCTCTTTGTGCTATTTTTGAATCTAAAGAATCTTTAGAATGCTCTATTTGCATAAAAACACTTCTTTCTAACTATTATTCTTTAATATAAACTCTTTGATAAAAAGGAACACCTTTACCCGTAAATAACTTTTGAAAAGCGGTTTCATATGGCCCACCTAAAATATCTCTGGGCTGCGGTAAAGGTTCTCCATTTAGACCATCATCAGGAACAAAACCAGATTCTAGCATTAATTTATTTGTTTCTTCAAAATATTGTTCATGATCTGTTTTAAACCAAAAAAATCCTTTTGGAGCTAATTTTTGATATAAATTATCAATAAATTCTTTTTTAAGTAATCTATTTTTTTCATGCCTATCTTTAGGCCATGGGTCAGGAAAAAAAACGCAAACACCATTTAAACTTTTATCAGGAATAATTTCACTTAAAAAAGCTCTTCCATCACAAATTGCAATTTTTCCATTATCTATATTTAATCTTTTTAATTTACGCGCCGCTTTAACAACTCTTTTATAAGTTATATCTATACCTAAAATATTTAATTGCTTATTTTGCGAGGCGATTTCAAGAACATTTTTACCCATATAACAACCAATTTCTAAAATCAGAGGTTTACTTGTATCTTTAAATAGCGTCGAAATTTTTTCATTTAATTCATTTTGAGTAAATAAATAATCTGCTAATTGAATTGCTTCTTTCAGATAAGGATTCTCATGTCTATCAGGAGCGTTCTCACCTTTTCTTAAGTTATCTATAATAGTTCCAACTTTTCTCATTTATAAGAATCTTTCTCTTATTTTCAATAATTTGACAAAATAAATTCTTGCCCAGCCTTACCAACGCAGGTTGCCGAAAAGGGAAGAAGGAATCAAGCCAAATTTTAATTCTTTAGGAAAAGCATGAACTTGAAACGAAACAATATTAACAGGAATGTAAGAAGAGCAATCTCTTATTATCCATGTATTTTATTGTTATTTCCTAATTATGGTTATTCCTATAAATTTCCCGATTCCATTCCTTATACCCCATATTCATCTAAAAGCACCTATTTTCATAAATCATATCCCGAGCAAGAATGTACGCCTAAAGGCATGGACACGCAGACATTAAGGTTAGAATTCTCCGAAAGAACAAAAACGATAAACGAATTTAGAGTTGGTTGGAACTATTATTCTTCATCTGAAATACCAAATTATTTAAAACCTACTATAGGCGGAGAGATACAAGTAGCCCGTTGTTTACCACCTGGTAAATGGGCTTTTTTAGGAAAAGGTAATGTAATAGGAATTAATGGCAATATTGTTGAAGCGCTAGTTAAAGGCTATGAATACAAAACATCTTCCGCTGGTAAAATACCCATTGATTTCGTAGATACTGGTAATATGTATTGGCGTCCCATGGCTGGAGATGTCATTTTTCCAGTTGAAAAAATAATAAATAAAAAACTTACTGTTAGTCCAAAAATTGAATTATCATTTCAGGATTTATTCATAAGCGTAGACTTAAATCAATATTCTTATGAATTATCAAGACAAGGTGAAGAAATATTAAAAGATAAATTTGAAAAATTCAAAAACTTAAATGGAAAAATGTTAATAGAAGGGTTCATACTAACATCAGGAAATCGAGAAGAATTACGCATTGAAAGTTTAATGAGAGCTCAATCTGTTTCAAAGTATCTTGCAAATACTTTTAATATAAATGAAAATCAAATTATTTCTATTGGATATGGAAATGATTGGCTTCAATCTGGCATGCAACCTGTAAAGAGCTGGCCAAATAAAGAAATTACACATGGAATTGTTTTAAGAATGATGCCAGAATCTAATTAAAAAAAGAAAAAATTAACGCATTCTATTTAATACATCTTTACTTTTAATTGTACCTACTTGTGGAATTCCAATTGCTTGTTTAATAGTAAGTTCTTTTATTCCACCTAAATCATCTGCCTTCTTTTGAATATCAATATTAAAATCTGAAATTGTATATAATTTGCAATTTTCTAAAAAGAAAAATCCTTCATGAAAAGAAACAACTTTTCTATCAAGTTTTCCGCATAATACTTTTGCTGATGGAAGTCCTGCTTTAATTTCTGTTTCAGGAACTACCATTACAGATTCATCACTTTTCTTTTTTACAATGATAGGTTCCCCAGTTGGAAATCTATTTAATATTCGAGGCTGCAATGAAAAAATGGGCTTACTTTTATCTGTAAATAAAGAAATATCATTAAAATTTTTAAATAATCTTTTTTTGCAAGAATCGATAAAATAATAATTGATACTATCAGATGTAACGACCCATTTTTCATATTTTTGACAAATAGAATGAAATGAACCATCAGAATTTTTGGTATAATCATTATAATAATCGTCAGAAGTATAATTATTTCCTATAGGCATCATAGCATATACATTAGCAGATAATGAAACAATTGATTTTCTTTGATCCTGAATAAGATTATTTGAAACTTCAGGATCATTAATTAACATTAAGTTACAGTTTTTTACATAATAAATAAGATCAATATAAGTAACTACTTTATGATTCAATATTTTACATGCTTCTTGTTTCGTTTTTATATTAGAGATTAATTTCTCATTATTATTCAAATTAACTAGTGATTTTTTTTCATTTATTTCTTCATCTTCATCTTCATCTTCATAGGCATTTGCCTGAAAAACAAATATATTTAATGTTAATATAAAAATAATATAATAAAAAAATATAAACATACGACTCATTTTTTTTAAACTCATAAAGTAATACAAAAATATTCACCAATCTTTTTTAAGTCTGCCAATTCATTTAGCAAATGTTATTGCAAAAAACTTCGATTCCATTTAAAATATTCAAGCTCATGCTAATAATAGGAGGTTAAGTGCAAGCATCAAGTATCGTATCATTGCATGAAATCCATCACTCTTTTTTACAGAATAAACCAGTATTAAACGAGTTAAACCTTGAAATACAAAAAGGAGAATCACTTACTATTCTTGGGCCTGGAGGCTCCGGAAAAAGTACTCTTTTAAAGGTTATATTAGGTATCATAAAACCGCAATCAGGTTCTGTTCATGTCCTTGGCAAAACGATAAATACTCTTAAGAATGATGAAAGATCCAAGCTTTTCAAAAAGATGGGAATGGCTTTTCAACAAGGAGCTCTTTTCGATTTTATGACTGTAAGAGAAAATATCCTTTTTGCAATGGAAAATATGACAGATTTCAAGAAAGAAGAACGTGAAGCAAAAGTAAAAAGCTTTTTAGAACAAGTTTTACTGAGTCATGCTGCTGATAAAATTCCAAGTGAATTATCTGGAGGGATGAGAAGAAGAGTAGGTTTTATTCGAGCTCTTGTTACAAACCCTGAATTAGCTTTATTAGACGAACCAACAGCAGGCTTAGATCCCGTAACAACTACAATTGTAATTGATATGATCCATAAAATTGGAAATAATATAGGAACAACCATGATCAGTGTTACATCTAATATAGATGTTGCCTTTCGTTTTGCGCCAAATGTAGCTATTTTAAAAGATGGAAAAATAATTGGAAAAGGCACAAAAGAACAATTATTAGAATTAAATGATCCATGGATAACAAATTTTTTGACTATCAGAAAACATAATTTTGAGAGAGAAATTTAAAATTATATTTTTTTGTTAATTAAATAAAGAAAGAAACATGAAAAAAGATTTAGAATATCTGACATGCTCTGGAGTAAGAACACATAATTTAAAAAATATTAATTTAAAAATTCCTTTAAAAAAATGGATTTCTATAACAGGTGTATCAGGAAGTGGTAAAAGTAGTTTTGCGTTTGATACAATATACTCAGAGTCACAACGACGTTTTTTAGAAACTTTAGGAACTTATGAAAGACAATTTTTGCAAGGATTACCTCAAGGTGAATTTGAAGATATTGAAAACATACCTGCTGCAATTGCCTTAAAACAATCAAATAAAACAGGCGACCCAAGGAGTGTTATTGCAACGGCATCTGATGTGGCAGAACCACTTCGTACTTTATTTATATCTTTAATGGAACCCTCCTGCACAACATGCGGCTCACCTGTTAAAATGAGTAAAGCTGAAGAATTAACACAATTTTTAAGCGATCCAGATAGAAAAAAATCTAATGAAAACTTCTTGATTTCTGTACCATTTGTTATAATGAACAAAAAAGTTGCACAAGACTTACTAGTGGAAGGTTATTCAAGAATTTTAATTGAGAAAAACATATTTTTAATAGAAGAATTTTTAAGTAACATTAAAAATCATGTTTTCCCATTAAATATAGAAATTGTTTTAGATAGAATTTCTAGTACTTTAGAAATTTCTGAAATAGAAAACCGTGTTGAAACAATTTGGTCACAAGTAAAATTTTCTCCTAAATTTTCTTTTATTAATCTAAATAAATTAGATAAATCTAACGTTATTTCTCAATTTATTAAAAATTATCATGTACAACCTTTTTGTAACAAGTGCCAAAGCCAAACTAATATAATCCAATCAAAAGATCTCGATTGGCAATCTGTATTAGGTGCTTGTAAAGCTTGTAATGGATTAGGTAATATTCCCGTTTTAGATGAAAATAAAATTATTCCAAACCAAAAACTATCATTAAATTCAGGCGCAATAAAACCATGGACTTCGGATACTTTTTCTTGGATGCAAGAAGAGCTTTTACGCGCTTGCAAAAAAAGAGGAGTTAAAATTCAAGACTCTTACGAAAGCTTATCTAAAGAAACAAAAGAATGGATTTGGAAGGGAGAACCTTCAAATAATAAAAAACAAAAAAATGATTTTGTTTCTATAAATGAATTCTTTGATGTTTTAGAGCAAGAAAAATATAAAAGCACTTCAAGAATATTACTTGCAAAGTATAGAAAATATATATTGTGCCCCGAATGTGAAGGCGCTCGCATTGGAAAGTCTGGGAAAAATGCCATATGTTTTGGTAAAACTTATTATAATATATTTCAGTCAGAAATAAAAGATACTTTTGACTGGCTAATAAAATTAAAAAAAGAAAAAAAATTTGAAAAATTAATTGACTCTATCCCTGAAATTTATAATGAAGCTTTAAAAAAAATCACTTTATTAAACAAGCTTGGTTTAGGATCTGCTCAATTATTTAGAAGATGTAAAACATTATCGGGTGGAGAGTACCAAAGAGTATTGCTAACAAGAGTAATTGGAAATGGTTTAACCGATGCTCTTTATGTATTAGATGAGCCCAGTATTGGTTTGGGTAAAAATGAAATTCCTACTTTAATTTCTTGTATCCAAGAATTAAGAGATCTTGGTAACACAATTATTATGGTAGAACATGATAAAGATCTCATTTCTGCTTCTGATGAAATATTTGAATTTGGACCTGGGGGAGGGAATGAAGGAGGAAATTTACTACCTATTATAAATAAAACTCCAGCATCTTTTAAAACAAAATTTAATATTGAAAATAATCAAGTTACAAAAAAAGAAATAAAAAATGAAAGAATTTTTAATTCTGATGAATCAATATATTTAAAAAACTTTAACGCATTAAATTGCAACTCTGTTAACTTAGAAATATTACTTAAAAAATTAAATGTTTTAACAGGTCCAAGTGGCGCAGGAAAATCAACAATAATTCATTTCGGACTTGAGTCGGCTTTAGAAAAATTAAACAGTCATAACTCAACATCAAATAACATCGCCGATTATGACTCAAAAATAGGTACCTGGGAAAACTTAATAGCTCCAAAAGATTTTTTCTCAGGAACAGATTTAATTAGTGTAGAGCAAAAAGCATTACATAGAACTTCTTCAAGTGTACCTGCAACTATTCTTGGTTTAATGGATCTATTAAGAAAAAATTTTGCTACAACAAAAGAAGCAAAATCTTTAGGATTTAATTTATCTGATTTTTCTTTTAATGGTTCTGGTAGCTGTGATACTTGTAATGGAAAAGGAATTATTCAAGAAGATTTATTTTTTCTTGGAGAGGTTGAAAAGACTTGTCCTGAATGCAATGGAACAAGATACCGTAATGATGTTTTACAAGTGAAATGGCTTGGCAAAAATATTTATGAATGGCTTTCAACAAGCCTTTATGAATGTAAAATAAAATTAGGAAAACTACCTGGCTTTGGAAAACCCATTGCTCTGTGCTGTCAACTTGGCTTAGGACATATTCCTTTAGGAATGCCTACAACTTCGATGTCCGGAGGAGAGGCTCAAAGACTGAGAATATGTGCAGCACTATCTAAATCTTCCAAAAAAATATTTTGTATACTTGATGAACCAACAAGAGGACTTTCAGAAAAAGATATTGGAGATCTTTTAGAATCTTTAATTCAACTTTGTAGCGAAGGTCATACTTTCGTCATAGTTGAACATCATGAATTATTTCAAAATCACGCTCATCATTTGATCAAAGTTGGTCCAGGAAGTGGAGCTCAGGGTGGGAAAATTGTAGAAAGGTTATTGTCGATTGCTAAATGACAACTAGCATGAGTATTATAATTCGTGTTATTAAAAATAAAGTTATTCAGGGAAAAATAAAATGTTAAAATCAATTTTAGGAAACACCACTAAACAAATTAATGTGATTAAAAGAATGAGCGGTGAAAAATTTGTTGAGAAAATTTATGGTGAAGACGCCATGAAAGTCTTTTATGGCAGTGCGGCTGGAGCTGCCTTCACTGAAAAATTTCTTACTAATAAATGGATAAGTAACATTTATGGCGCTTATAATGACTCTGGAGCAAGTAAACATAAAATAGAAGAATTTGTTAACTTAATGGGAATAAATGTTTCTGAATCTGAAAAAGACATATCAGAATATAATTCTTTCAACGATTTTTTTGCTAGAAAACTACACCCAAGAGCAAGGCCAATAAATAGAACAGCGACTGGAATAAATTCGCCTGGCGAT
It includes:
- the groES gene encoding co-chaperone GroES, which gives rise to MKIRPLSDRILVKRVAEETKTAGGILIPDNAKEKPVEATVIAVGNGKILADGNVRAIDIKVGDRVLFSKYSGTEIKVEGEDHLILREDDILGVIG
- a CDS encoding deoxycytidylate deaminase; this encodes MSDSSFKLKEDRKSFPLIEINYNNRKTIQRPSWDNYFIGIAEAVSKRSHDGETQVGVVLIDENKRILATGYNGFPPGCDDTKLPNLRPDKYPFMVHAEINAIAASRQDLRNSSLYCTYSPCRDCAKAIITAGIKQVVFKTAYKNEDYDFVMEFMRSCGLEVRQSSE
- a CDS encoding acyl-CoA mutase large subunit family protein yields the protein MSINKKDPLRKSEFITASSSLIHEIYSLENAKEDKKYLEKIGFPGEYPFTRGVHSKMYRSSLWTMRQYAGFATAEESNNRYKYLLSQGQTGLSVAFDLPTQIGYDSDSPEASGEVGKVGVAIDTLADMEILLNGIPLDKISTSMTINASASVLLALYIVVAEKQGISSDKLRGTIQNDILKEYISRGTYIYPPKQSMRIITDIFSYCKKNVPLWNTISISGYHIREAGSTASEEIGFTLSDGIAYVEAAIKSGLDVDEFAPRLSFFFNSFTDLLEEVGKFRAARRIWAKIMKERFHAKNPKSLMLRFHTQTAGSTLTAQQPDNNIVRVTIQALAAVLGGTQSLHTNSKDEALALPTEESARIALRTQQIIAHESGVAETVDPLAGSYYVEAITDRIENEALEIISKIDSMGGMVKAIEEGFVQAAIQKSAYKYQQDIENKNRVIVGVNQFSIEEKEQEGLLRIDDSVEKNQINRLKNIKNTRDQNAVKTSLAHLKTAAKGTDNLMPYIIDAVKAYASIGEICNVMREVFGEYKENIIL
- the queG gene encoding tRNA epoxyqueuosine(34) reductase QueG, coding for MKLKNEITDLLKQNGAFASAVFSFEKNHSKILEKDIPAFKLWLSENAHAEMSFLENNFEARANPNLILPNVKNAIIILFPYATGHRTRNSKYKNLNKHDNFINEESIISKKLISRYVYGKDYHKTLKNNLNKIAKNLQNYLNNQFQYRAVVDSIPFFDRAHAREAFLGFIGKNTMLIRPGMGSFFFIATLLTDLPLEEIIELNQNKINPIGNLDCGECRKCLDACPTNAFKKPYFLDANRCLSYLSIEHRDIVPNEFISHFKNTIYGCDICQEVCPYNIVTTDFSILKEFSEYHKPFLSLNVKEIALMDITQYEKWFGGTAATRAKFQGLVRNALYHLYATKTDGLNDILDNLASSNNELILKTIKQLKELLNK
- a CDS encoding cation diffusion facilitator family transporter — encoded protein: MQIEHSKDSLDSKIAQRAALTAALCAAVLALGKLILFLLTGSMVVALSAWDSTMDMLVSLVNRKIVKFSRLDPDNNHPYGHGRVESIAALGQGCLIIGGAIGIIASSARQIYDSLKGNVTLDFHADWRQVAFFVFAGMVSFYVTKMLKRNGDKLNSPALLADSEHYKVDLVTNIASGIAIFIVILFGNPILDPIIALVFSLYIIYGAFGLVKTSINELMDHDISDEIKIKAKKIIKETDSRVLDIHRFRGRKSGYKYFFDFHVTLPDELSFNEVHIIIEKIEDSLELEFDGDVIVHADPSSVRMSS
- the trmB gene encoding tRNA (guanosine(46)-N7)-methyltransferase TrmB is translated as MRKVGTIIDNLRKGENAPDRHENPYLKEAIQLADYLFTQNELNEKISTLFKDTSKPLILEIGCYMGKNVLEIASQNKQLNILGIDITYKRVVKAARKLKRLNIDNGKIAICDGRAFLSEIIPDKSLNGVCVFFPDPWPKDRHEKNRLLKKEFIDNLYQKLAPKGFFWFKTDHEQYFEETNKLMLESGFVPDDGLNGEPLPQPRDILGGPYETAFQKLFTGKGVPFYQRVYIKE
- a CDS encoding OmpA family protein; this translates as MNLKRNNINRNVRRAISYYPCILLLFPNYGYSYKFPDSIPYTPYSSKSTYFHKSYPEQECTPKGMDTQTLRLEFSERTKTINEFRVGWNYYSSSEIPNYLKPTIGGEIQVARCLPPGKWAFLGKGNVIGINGNIVEALVKGYEYKTSSAGKIPIDFVDTGNMYWRPMAGDVIFPVEKIINKKLTVSPKIELSFQDLFISVDLNQYSYELSRQGEEILKDKFEKFKNLNGKMLIEGFILTSGNREELRIESLMRAQSVSKYLANTFNINENQIISIGYGNDWLQSGMQPVKSWPNKEITHGIVLRMMPESN
- a CDS encoding ABC transporter ATP-binding protein codes for the protein MQASSIVSLHEIHHSFLQNKPVLNELNLEIQKGESLTILGPGGSGKSTLLKVILGIIKPQSGSVHVLGKTINTLKNDERSKLFKKMGMAFQQGALFDFMTVRENILFAMENMTDFKKEEREAKVKSFLEQVLLSHAADKIPSELSGGMRRRVGFIRALVTNPELALLDEPTAGLDPVTTTIVIDMIHKIGNNIGTTMISVTSNIDVAFRFAPNVAILKDGKIIGKGTKEQLLELNDPWITNFLTIRKHNFEREI